The Salvelinus fontinalis isolate EN_2023a chromosome 36, ASM2944872v1, whole genome shotgun sequence genome window below encodes:
- the LOC129835528 gene encoding uncharacterized protein LOC129835528 — MVPMEAMSGFQNVLEPSQDNGWIIHCLAHTMAEDVVHSATYYLSSFICLPVRERSAEKLASLAIIAAFKEAVGSESFWSNIPSSFSTRSLSYCNASSPSDRRKTVLHSTRQREVHMDTEMSGNGETHQFNGTIKYYSSGPSSSTLRPSKGTHSSGEVSYEERRLHGRSAKLMTYAEAISDDIITWLNNNITNIDALCLLADQLSDDIITSLLTEVRLRGYAGRLVSDVFSLGWRELKIASVQDTLVLHPTTNYAGRLVSGALSLARAELKRASLHDSLVLQQEQKGRGEPSPMDKR; from the exons ATG GTTCCAATGGAGGCAATGAGTGGGTTCCAGAATGTTCTAGAACCCAGCCAAGACAATGGATGGATCATTCACTGTTTGGCCCACACCATGGCTGAAGATGTAGTACACTCAGCTACATATTACCTGTCCTCATTCATCTGTCTTCCAGTTAGGGAGAGATCGGCTGAGAAGCTAGCCTCTCTGGCCATCATAGCTGCCTTTAAGGAAGCAGTTGGAAGTGAGAGCTTTTGGTCCAACATACCCTCTTCATTCAGCACAAGATCTTTGTCCTATTGCAATGCCAGCTCACCCTCAGATAGAAGGAAGACGGTTCTACACAGTACAAGACAAAGGGAGGTTCATATGGATACAGAGATGAGTGGGAATGGTGAGACACATCAATTCAACGGGACCATCAAGTACTATTCCTCTGGACCCTCCAGCTCCACTCTCCGCCCCTCCAAGGGCACCCACTCCTCCGGCGAGGTCAGTTATGAAGAGCGAAGACTCCACGGAAGGAGTGCCAAGCTGATGACGTACGCAGAGGCGATCTCTGATGACATCATCACATGGCTGAACAATAACATAACAAATATTGACGCTCTCTGTCTGTTAGCTGATCAACTGTCTGATGACATCATCACGTCGTTATTAACTGAGGTGAGGTTGAGGGGGTATGCTGGAAGGCTGGTCTCGGATGTATTCTCCCTGGGTTGGAGAGAGCTAAAGATAGCCTCAGTCCAGGACACCCTGGTTCTACATCCAACCACCAACTATGCTGGAAGGCTGGTCTCCGGTGCACTCTCTCTGGCTAGAGCGGAGCTGAAGAGGGCCTCTCTCCATGACTCCCTGGTTCTCCAACAGGagcagaaggggagaggggaaccAAGTCCAATGGACAAACGTTGA